The genomic stretch GATTCAAGAACTCAAGGCCTCAGGATTTATCGCAGAGGCCATGTTACGTCACCAAGTACAGGGCGCTAAGGTAGCCGAATAAGCCTCAACAAGAATAGGTATGTAGACGCTCCGGAATAATCACGTTTCTCCACTCCAGTTCGTCACGAATGGTCTGAGCCAAGACGGCCGACGCCTCCGGTTCACCGTGCACAACAAATACGGATTTGGGTACCGACTCAAAGCCACGCAGCCAATCCAATAAGCCAGCCTGATCAGCATGAGCGGATAAACCGCCAATCGTATGAACAGATGCACGAACTTGAACCTCTTCGCCAAAGAGTCGCACTTTAGCTGCCTTATCTACCAAGCGACGACCTAAGCTACCATACGCCTGAAAGCCGGTGATCACGATCGCATTTTGTGCCCGTGGCAAATTATTCTGCAGATGATGAACAATACGACCTGCATCACACATGCCGCTTGCTGAAATAATGATCGCCCCACCCTTAATCTTATTGAGGGCTTTCGATTCCTCTACATCCGCAATGAATCTCAGATCAACCGCACCAGGATTTTTCTTAAACCATTCAAAGGTAGATTGAGACTCTTTATCTAATTGCGCAAAAAAGCGTTGGGTCAAATGAGTGGCCGCAGTTGCCATCGGTGAGTCCACCCAAATACTGAGATGGGGCAATAAATTGCGCCTGACTAGATCAATCAATAGAAACAGCATCTCCTGTGTACGACCTACTGCAAAGGCAGGAATAATAATATTTCCATGGGCACTCAGAGTGCTGGTGACCACTTCAATTAATTCAGACTCTGTATCAGCTAAAGTTTTATGCAAGCGGTCGCCATAAGTTGACTCCACCACTACTACATCGGCTTGAGCAATTCTGGCAGGATCGGGCATCAATAACTTACCCTTCATCCCAATATCCCCAGAAAACACACAGCGCTTTTTCTGGGCATGATCCTCGGTAATGTCGATTACAGCAATCGCCGATCCCAGAATATGTCCCGCATTTAGAAACTCTAAATGAATTCCCTTGCAAAGCTCGACATGTTCTCCGTAAGACAACACTTCACATTGCCCGAGCGCAAGCTCAGCCTCTTCCATTGAGTACAGCGCTACCGGTAAGTCCCCACGCCACTTACCCGCTTTTTTCCTACGCTCTGCCCGCTCGACATCAGAGCGCTGAAGGTGAGCACTATCTGGCAACAAAATCTTGAGTAACTCATAGGTGGCATCCGTACAGTAAATGGGGCCAGTAAATCCTTGGGCACACAGTCTTGGCAATAGGCCGCTATGGTCAATATGCGCATGAGTCAGCACTACAAAATCGATTTCTTTGGGAGAAAATGGCAAAGGCTCCAGATTCTTAAAGCTGGCCTCGCGCCCACCCTGGAACATACCAAAGTCCACAATGAACCGGACTTCACGTCCACCAACAGTAGCCTCTACAGAATGTCTTGAGCCTGTAACCTCACCAGCTGCACCGAGAAATTGTATTTTCATTACTTAAGCATACTCTCGATAAAATCGATTGTTAAGCCACCTTTAAGAGCGATACTATTTAAATGAGCATTCCTTCCGAACTGAGATCTCTCGAGCTTGTTACTCGACTCAAGCGAGCACCCTCAGAACATAAAGGGAATGCTGGCAAAGTCCTGCTGGTTGGTGGTGCACCCGGCATGGCTGGCGCACTGTTGCTCTCCGGTAGCGCAGCGCTTCACTTAGGGGCTGGCTGGACGATATTGGAGATGCTAGATCCAACGGCTGCTCATGCAATGCCAGAGCAGGCTGAGTTAATGGTGCGCTTAGCGAGCTTTAATGCCCAAGAACAACTCGAAGCTACTGCTCCCGATGTCATTGCGATTGGCCCAGGCCTTGGTTTTTCAGCGCTGGCAAGAGATTGGTTAGTTGCCACACTGCACTACCCAAATGCGCCTGTGGTGATTGATGCCGATGCACTCAATTTAATTGCCGATACCCCTGAGTACTTAGATCTTCTCAAGCAGCGTAATCAAGCCTACCCAGGCATGAGTGTTCTCACCCCGCACCCAGGAGAGGCTGCACACCTGCTCAATACGACAAGCGATGTCGTGCAAGCAAATCGTTTGGCCGCATTATCAGATCTCATCACACTCACCAACTCCATTGTTGCACTCAAGGGTCAACATACACTGATAGGCTCACCCCTTAATGCAGCCATGCAGTGCCAACAAGGCAATCCTGGTATGGCTGTCGGTGGCATGGGGGATGTATTAACGGGTAGCATTGCTGCTATTGCCGCTCAAGGCCTTCGCCATGATCTCAATTTATGGGAAGCGAGCTGTATTGGGGTTCAGCTTCATGCCTCTGCAGCAGATAGCTTGGTGGCCAAGGAAATTGGTCCTATTGGACTTACTCCAACAGAGGTTATTTTGGAGATGCGGAGCTTGCTCAATAAACTGTTATAAAACTGCATGCAATCCGCTAGCGAAACTCTTCAACACCGTCGTTACATTTACGGCCTCTTAATGGCCGGCTTAGGTTCTGTGCTTTTTTCCGGAAAAGCGATTCTCATTAAGCTCGCCTTTAGCTACGGTGCAAATGCAGAAACTTTGATTGCTTTACGCATGTTGATGGCTCTCCCTCTCTTCTGGGGGATTTTTTGGTGGCACTCACGTAAACAGTTCATGAGCCCCCTCACTTGGCGAGATCAAGTGAAGATATTTGTTCTGGGATTCATGGGTTACTTTCTATCTAGCTATCTCGATTTTCTGGGTCTTCAATACATCTCTGTTGGCTTGGAACGCATTGTTCTGTATCTCACGCCAACCATCGTGCTCTTGATTTCTTATTTTGTTCTCAATAAATCCATTAGTCGTTTGCAGTGGTACGCGCTTGCTGTTGGATATCTTGGTGTCATTGCGGTATTTATCCAGGATGCCAGTTCGACTGGCACCTTGGCAGTGCTCGGCATGTTACTGGTCTTTGCAAGTGCATGCTCCTATGCGATCTACATGATTGGCTCTGGAGAAATGGTGAAGCGTGTGGGTAGCGTACGCTTAGTGGTCTATGCCAGCTCTGCCTCTGCACTTCTCAGTGTGATTCAGATTCTGATTTACGAACCTTCGGCTGTATTTACGCAAGTGCAGCAGATCTATTGGCTCAGCCTTCTCAATGCAAGCCTTTGCACAGTCATTCCAATGCTCTTGATCATGATTGCAATCAACCGTATTGGCTCACCCTTAGTTGCTCAAGCCGGAATACTCGGCCCTGTCTCAACACTCTTTATGGGATGGCTTGTACTCTCCGAGCCGATTACCTGGATTCAGATTATTGGGATGAGCTTGGTGATGGGGGCAATGTGGTTGCTAGTACGTAACGATGGCACTAGCAAGCAAAAAGAGTCGAGCTCAACAAAGCCTTTGGACCTTGAGGGATCTGACCCCCTCAATTAGTCCCTGAGTTAAAACCGAGAATTTATTGTTGAGGAGCAGTAGGCTGAGGAGTTGCTGGTTGTTGAACTGCTTTTGCTTTTTTCTTCGATTTTTTCTTAGACTTCTTCTCTGCTTTCTTATCTTTCAGGGACTTCTTAGCACCCTTCTTGCTAGCTTTCTCTGCTTGAGCAGCAGGTGCTGCAGCAGGAGCAGCTAGTGGCGCTGGGGCTGTTACTGGGTCTGCCGCCATTACGCTCAGAGGTGATAAACCAATTGAGGCAGAAATGAGGGTAGCAAAAAACAGTTTTACAAAGCGGGCAGGCATTAAAACTCCAAAATGTTTGTGGATAATTTGATAATACTCAATTATTTACCATTCATTCCTCATTTACCCAGGACCTGCCCATGAACTCTTTTCCATCTGATATTTATACAGAACCGCAGGGATACTCAGTCAATACCCTGGAAAACTTAGGCCCCCTCACCCGCCTTGCTGGCATCTGGGAAGGCCAACGAGGATTGGATATCAAACCAAAAGCTGAGGGACCAAAGAAGCAGGTCTATACCGAACGTATTGAGATGCAGCCAATTGATCCGCAAACCAATGGGCCGCAGCTGTTTTATGGATTGCGCTATCACCTTCACATTACCAAACCAGACCAAGTAAAAACTTATCATGATCAAGTTGGGTATTGGCTTTGGGAGCCCGCAACCGGGCTGATCGTTCACACCCTTACCATCCCACGAGGCATGGTCACTATGGCAACAGGAAAAGCTTCCGCCAATGCAACTCAGTTTGAGTGTGTAGCCAAAATTGATGATCCAACTGCTGGTATCTCATCAAGTCCTTTTCTAGACTATGCCTTCAAAACAATTGAGTACCGCATCATGGTGACCATCTTGGAAGATGGCACTTGGTCTTATGAGCAAGACACAGTGATAATGATCAAAGGCCAAACCGAAGCCTTTCATCATCTAGACACCAATGTACTGACAAAGGTAGGCGAAGCGACACCCAACCCTCTAGCTTTAGACGCAATGAAAAAGCCGTCCTAAGACGGCCTTTCGGGTTGAATCTTTATTACTTAAGCTGGCTGTGCTTCAGTCTCAGTAATTTTTTCTAGAGCAGCAGCAAGATGACCAACTGTGCGATCAATATGTGCCAATTTTTCTAGGCCAAATAAACCAATTCGGAAAGTGCGGAAGTCTGGACGCTCATCACACTGCAGTGGCACGCCAGCAGCAGTTTGTAAACCCAGAGCAATAAACTTCTTACCAGACTGAATATCAGGGTCCTTGGTATAGCTCACTACTACGCCAGGAGACTGAAAGCCTTTTGCTGAAACTGAGTGGTAGCCGTTTGATACCAATAAGGCACGCACCTTCTCACCCAACTCTTGCTGCTTGGCTTTGAGTGCTGCGAAACCTAGAGACTGGGTTTCTTTCATCACATTACGCAAAATTTTGAGCGCATCAGTTGGCATGGTGGTGTGATACACGTGACCACCCTTTTCGTAGGCTTCCATAATTTGGAGCCACTTCTTCAAGTCCATTGAGAAGCTGCTACTTTGTGTAGCGTCAATACGCTCGCGCGCCCTGTCGCCCATAGCAATCAATGCACAGCAAGGCGAGCTACTCCAGCCTTTTTGTGGCGCCGTAATGACTACGTCAACATTACAAGCCTTCATATCTACCCACATTGCACCAGAGGCGATGCAATCGAGCACAAACAAACCATTCACTGAACGAACTGCTTCACCGACAGCCTTGAGATAGTCATCCGGCAAAATAATTCCGGCAGATGTTTCTACATGGGGAGCGAAAACCACTGCTGGCTTTTCTTTCTTAATGAAAGCAACCACCTCTTCAATAGGCGCTGGAGCAAACACACCCTGAGCGGTATCTTCTAATTGCTTACCTTTGATAACGGTAATGTCTTGGGTAATGTTGGCGAGATCAAAAATCTGCGTCCAACGATAGCTAAACCAACCATTGCGCAATACAAGGCACTTTTGATTATTGGCAAATTGGCGGGCAACTGCTTCCATACCAAAGGTACCGCTACCCGGAACAATCACTGCAGAGCTAGCGTTGTAAGCATCTTTCAAAACACTAGAGATATCCACCATGACTTTTTTGAACTCTTCAGACATGTGGTTTAGCGAACGATCGGTATAAACAACCGAAAACTCTAATAGTCCGTCTGGATCAACATTCGGGAGTAAGCCTGGCATAGTAATTTCCTAGTAAATCGTATGATTAGGACTAAATGATACTGATTTAGCACTCTTTAGGTGGCGAAGCTTTGAAAATCAGCTTTTTCGGCAAATAAAGGGGGTTATGCACTTTTCCGTGCCGTGGAGGAAACCAATATTCCGACCACAATCAGGACAAAAGCTAGGCCATGGAACAACTGAGGCGGATCCCCCAAAATTGCAGCCGAGAGCAGTGCTGTGAATAAGGGGATCAGGTTGGCAAAGAAAGCTGCCACCGTGGGTCCGGCACCATTGACCCCCAAACCCCAGCAGCGATAGGCAATTAATGATGGGCCGATTGCCACAAAAACGATTAATGCCCCAGTCCAGTAGTTGAGATCAATAAAGGCATGACCCGTGGCAATCTCGACCCCCTCAAATAACATCGTCCACATAAATCCAATGAAAACCTGGGCCATTAAAAACTCAGCCCACGGCCACTGACGCTCAGTACTCTCTCCTGGACGGCTAATCATCCAGCTATAAAACGCCCAAAGAATCGTTGCCAACATGATGAACAAATCACCCATCACCACTTCCACACTTAACAGGCTAGCAGGCTCACCACGGGTTAACACCACAGTGACGCCCACTAAAGAAACAAGCGCCCCTAGCATTTGTAATAGCGTTGGTTTCACTTGATATAAGACAGCGCCAATCAAAAGCATCCAGATGGGCATGCTGGCCCCAATCAGGGTGACATTAATAGCCGTCGAGGTCTGCAGGGCAAGGTACAGGAGCACGTTATAGCTACCGACCCCCAATAAACCCAAGACTAGGAAACGGCTTTTGTTTTGCCAAAGCGCGCTGCTTGGCTTAAAAACTTTCCAGCCAAAGGGTAACAAGATCAAAGCTGCCAAACCCCAACGAACCGTACTTAAAGCAATTGGGGAAATGCTCCCTACCAACGCCCGCCCAGCTATTGCATTACCCGCCCAAAAAATGGTGGCAAGCGTTAAATAAAAGACGGTCGACAGGCTTAATTGAGGCATTCAGAAGGATTTGACTAGGTAAGTGGGGCTTATTGAGCCCTAAGAGGGACTTTAACAAAGCATTGTAGAAACAAATGTCCGGTATTGCTAAGATAGAGCTTAGATTAGCATCGGCCATCTGGCATCAGCAACATACAAAGGGGTTTTAGTGGAAATCATCACCAATATTGAAGATTTGCGGGTTTTACATCAAAAGCGCACCCCCAAGATGTTCTATGACTACGCAGATTCTGGTTCATGGACTGAATCTACCTACCGATCTAACGAATCCGATTTTCAGAAAATCAAACTGCGTCAACGTGTTGCAGTGAATATGACTAACCGCACCACCAAAACCACGATGGTGGGTCAAGAGGTGGCAATGCCAGTTGCGCTGGCTCCAACTGGCTTAACTGGCATGCAATATGCCGATGGTGAAATTCTGGCTGCGCGTGCCGCAGAAAAATTTGGTGTTCCCTTCTGCTTATCCACTATGAGCATTTGCTCTATTGAAGATGTTGCAGAACGAACCACTAAACCTTTTTGGTTCCAGCTTTATGTCATGAAAGACCGCGGTTTTATTGAGCGTCTAATTGAACGTGCCAAAGCAGCAAAATGCTCTGCTCTCGTGCTCACTTTAGATTTACAAATTCTAGGACAACGTCACAAAGATTTAAAAAATGGTTTGTCCGCACCTCCAAAGCTGACGCTCAAAAACATCATGAACATGATGACCAAGCCCCGCTGGTGTATGGGCATGGCAATGACTCCTCGCAGAACCTTTCGCAATATTGTTGGTCATGCCACCGGTGTTGGCAATATGTCCTCCCTCTCCTCATGGACCGCTGAGCAGTTTGACCCAGGCCTTAGCTGGGATGATGTGGAATGGATTAAAAAACTCTGGGGTGGCAAGCTCATTATTAAAGGGATTTTGGACGAAGAAGATGCCCGCTTAGCGGTTAACTCCGGCGCAGATGCCTTGATTGTCTCCAATCATGGTGGACGTCAGTTAGACGGCGCTATCTCCAGCATTAAAGCTTTACCAGGGATCGTCAATGCAGTTGGCAATGACATCGAGGTTTGGATGGATGGTGGTATTCGATCAGGTCAAGATGTGTTGAAGGCTTGGGCACTCGGTGCACGTGGCACCATGATCGGTCGCCCCTTCCTCTATGGCTTGGGTGCCATGGGTGAGGCTGGTGTAACCAAGTGTCTTGAGATCATTCATAAGGAACTGGATATCACAATGGCCTTCACTGGGCATCGCGACATTCAAAATGTGACTAAAGATATTTTGTATCCAGGAACTTTTTAATATTCCACACCTCGCCAATTACCCCGAAATTTAATTGATTTGAAACGTAATCTGAATGCAGTGCATAACTCCGCACTCTCTATAGGTGGTAAAAAATGAAACGTGTTGTAGACGTATATAAAGATCGAGGTCGTGAACTGGTTTGGACTTATGTCATTCACCTTGGCAATGTTGATTTTCATCCAGCCCAAATTGACTTTGAACAAGAGGCTCTGAGACTTTCTCAGCTTGATAAGCGCGGAACTCTGAACGAACTCAGCGCCAAAGCGAGACTTTCCGTTCGATAAATTTCACACTGACTCTGATATATGAAACCCTTAAGTAAAAAAGCCAAGATGGCAGTTGGATGGACGATTTTGATGACTGTTATCGGCACTGCCATGCTGCATCAATGGGAATTCTTTGCCATGGGTTGCGCTTCCATTGCACTACTACTCCTTGCAAACCACTACGATCTATTGAAAGATCCTGAGGACAAAAAATAAGGCCCCCATCTTTCGATAGAGGCCTGTATCAATCTTTTTAGTTTTATAGCGTTGGGTAGTCCGTATATCCCGCTTCTGCCCCGCCATAAAACGTTGCACGGTTATAGGGATTCAGGGCAGCACCCTGCTGGAAACGCTCTGCTAAGTCCGGATTAGCAATATACAAACGACCATAAGCTACAGCGTCTGCCAAGCCAGCCTCTAAAACGGCCTCACCCATAGCTTGATCATATCCACCAGCACTAATGAATTGACCCTGATATGCAGCTCGGAATATCTCTGAAGTAATTGGTGCCTCAGAGTTCACTTGATCATTACCGCCAGCAGTAGTAGATCGAGGTTCAATCATATGAACATAGGACAAGTGATAGCCATTGAGCTTTTGAATCACTGCGTTGAATAAGGCAATCGGATCGCTATCAGCAATGTCATTAAAGCTGCCGTAAGGTGATAAACGCACGCCAATACAATCATTTGAAAAGACCTTGGCAACCGATTCAATCACTTCGCCTAGTAGACGAATACGATTTTCAATTGAGCCACCATACTCGTCAGTACGTTGATTGGTTTTATCTTGTAAAAACTGATCCAATAAATAACCATTAGCAGAATGAATTTCCACACCATCAAAACCTGCCGCTTTGGCATTGGCTGCAGCCAATTCAAAATCTTTTAATAGGCAAGCAATATCTTCAGTCGTCATTGCCTTAGGAGTTTCATAATCGTGCAACTTACAGTCAGCGCCATAAGTTTGACCTGCAGGTGCAATGGCAGAAGGCGCTTCGGGAGCGCCCTGCTCAGGATGTAAGGAAGAATGAGAGATGCGACCTACATGCCAAAGTTGGGCAACCATCTTGCCACCCTTGGCATGCACTGCATTCACAATCTCTTTCCAAGCAGCTGTTTGATCGGCAGAATAAATTCCAGGGGTTGCTGGATAGCCTTTTCCGATTGACGAAATTTGTGTTGCTTCGCTGATGATGAGACCAGCACTTGCCCTTTGTGCATAGTATGTTTTTGCCAAAGGGTTAGGCACATCGCCTTCAATAGCGCGCATTCTGGTAAGTGGAGCCATCACCAAGCGATTTTTTAATTCAATGGCGCCAAGTTTGACGGGGGTAAACATCATTTCTTTTCCAGACATGAACTACTTTCTTTTAAATTAGATACATTTATTAATGGGGCAACTTTAGCAGGGATAGCATAGTCCTGCAGACACCCCGCTAGACTCTTTGAAAACTCTTGCGACTTCCACGACTAATTC from Polynucleobacter sp. AP-Jannik-300A-C4 encodes the following:
- a CDS encoding aminotransferase class V-fold PLP-dependent enzyme, yielding MPGLLPNVDPDGLLEFSVVYTDRSLNHMSEEFKKVMVDISSVLKDAYNASSAVIVPGSGTFGMEAVARQFANNQKCLVLRNGWFSYRWTQIFDLANITQDITVIKGKQLEDTAQGVFAPAPIEEVVAFIKKEKPAVVFAPHVETSAGIILPDDYLKAVGEAVRSVNGLFVLDCIASGAMWVDMKACNVDVVITAPQKGWSSSPCCALIAMGDRARERIDATQSSSFSMDLKKWLQIMEAYEKGGHVYHTTMPTDALKILRNVMKETQSLGFAALKAKQQELGEKVRALLVSNGYHSVSAKGFQSPGVVVSYTKDPDIQSGKKFIALGLQTAAGVPLQCDERPDFRTFRIGLFGLEKLAHIDRTVGHLAAALEKITETEAQPA
- a CDS encoding FABP family protein codes for the protein MNSFPSDIYTEPQGYSVNTLENLGPLTRLAGIWEGQRGLDIKPKAEGPKKQVYTERIEMQPIDPQTNGPQLFYGLRYHLHITKPDQVKTYHDQVGYWLWEPATGLIVHTLTIPRGMVTMATGKASANATQFECVAKIDDPTAGISSSPFLDYAFKTIEYRIMVTILEDGTWSYEQDTVIMIKGQTEAFHHLDTNVLTKVGEATPNPLALDAMKKPS
- a CDS encoding DMT family transporter — its product is MPQLSLSTVFYLTLATIFWAGNAIAGRALVGSISPIALSTVRWGLAALILLPFGWKVFKPSSALWQNKSRFLVLGLLGVGSYNVLLYLALQTSTAINVTLIGASMPIWMLLIGAVLYQVKPTLLQMLGALVSLVGVTVVLTRGEPASLLSVEVVMGDLFIMLATILWAFYSWMISRPGESTERQWPWAEFLMAQVFIGFMWTMLFEGVEIATGHAFIDLNYWTGALIVFVAIGPSLIAYRCWGLGVNGAGPTVAAFFANLIPLFTALLSAAILGDPPQLFHGLAFVLIVVGILVSSTARKSA
- a CDS encoding alkene reductase produces the protein MSGKEMMFTPVKLGAIELKNRLVMAPLTRMRAIEGDVPNPLAKTYYAQRASAGLIISEATQISSIGKGYPATPGIYSADQTAAWKEIVNAVHAKGGKMVAQLWHVGRISHSSLHPEQGAPEAPSAIAPAGQTYGADCKLHDYETPKAMTTEDIACLLKDFELAAANAKAAGFDGVEIHSANGYLLDQFLQDKTNQRTDEYGGSIENRIRLLGEVIESVAKVFSNDCIGVRLSPYGSFNDIADSDPIALFNAVIQKLNGYHLSYVHMIEPRSTTAGGNDQVNSEAPITSEIFRAAYQGQFISAGGYDQAMGEAVLEAGLADAVAYGRLYIANPDLAERFQQGAALNPYNRATFYGGAEAGYTDYPTL
- a CDS encoding MBL fold metallo-hydrolase RNA specificity domain-containing protein, with the protein product MKIQFLGAAGEVTGSRHSVEATVGGREVRFIVDFGMFQGGREASFKNLEPLPFSPKEIDFVVLTHAHIDHSGLLPRLCAQGFTGPIYCTDATYELLKILLPDSAHLQRSDVERAERRKKAGKWRGDLPVALYSMEEAELALGQCEVLSYGEHVELCKGIHLEFLNAGHILGSAIAVIDITEDHAQKKRCVFSGDIGMKGKLLMPDPARIAQADVVVVESTYGDRLHKTLADTESELIEVVTSTLSAHGNIIIPAFAVGRTQEMLFLLIDLVRRNLLPHLSIWVDSPMATAATHLTQRFFAQLDKESQSTFEWFKKNPGAVDLRFIADVEESKALNKIKGGAIIISASGMCDAGRIVHHLQNNLPRAQNAIVITGFQAYGSLGRRLVDKAAKVRLFGEEVQVRASVHTIGGLSAHADQAGLLDWLRGFESVPKSVFVVHGEPEASAVLAQTIRDELEWRNVIIPERLHTYSC
- a CDS encoding NAD(P)H-hydrate dehydratase; protein product: MSIPSELRSLELVTRLKRAPSEHKGNAGKVLLVGGAPGMAGALLLSGSAALHLGAGWTILEMLDPTAAHAMPEQAELMVRLASFNAQEQLEATAPDVIAIGPGLGFSALARDWLVATLHYPNAPVVIDADALNLIADTPEYLDLLKQRNQAYPGMSVLTPHPGEAAHLLNTTSDVVQANRLAALSDLITLTNSIVALKGQHTLIGSPLNAAMQCQQGNPGMAVGGMGDVLTGSIAAIAAQGLRHDLNLWEASCIGVQLHASAADSLVAKEIGPIGLTPTEVILEMRSLLNKLL
- a CDS encoding protein tyrosine phosphatase; this translates as MPARFVKLFFATLISASIGLSPLSVMAADPVTAPAPLAAPAAAPAAQAEKASKKGAKKSLKDKKAEKKSKKKSKKKAKAVQQPATPQPTAPQQ
- a CDS encoding alpha-hydroxy acid oxidase, translating into MEIITNIEDLRVLHQKRTPKMFYDYADSGSWTESTYRSNESDFQKIKLRQRVAVNMTNRTTKTTMVGQEVAMPVALAPTGLTGMQYADGEILAARAAEKFGVPFCLSTMSICSIEDVAERTTKPFWFQLYVMKDRGFIERLIERAKAAKCSALVLTLDLQILGQRHKDLKNGLSAPPKLTLKNIMNMMTKPRWCMGMAMTPRRTFRNIVGHATGVGNMSSLSSWTAEQFDPGLSWDDVEWIKKLWGGKLIIKGILDEEDARLAVNSGADALIVSNHGGRQLDGAISSIKALPGIVNAVGNDIEVWMDGGIRSGQDVLKAWALGARGTMIGRPFLYGLGAMGEAGVTKCLEIIHKELDITMAFTGHRDIQNVTKDILYPGTF
- a CDS encoding DMT family transporter, producing MQSASETLQHRRYIYGLLMAGLGSVLFSGKAILIKLAFSYGANAETLIALRMLMALPLFWGIFWWHSRKQFMSPLTWRDQVKIFVLGFMGYFLSSYLDFLGLQYISVGLERIVLYLTPTIVLLISYFVLNKSISRLQWYALAVGYLGVIAVFIQDASSTGTLAVLGMLLVFASACSYAIYMIGSGEMVKRVGSVRLVVYASSASALLSVIQILIYEPSAVFTQVQQIYWLSLLNASLCTVIPMLLIMIAINRIGSPLVAQAGILGPVSTLFMGWLVLSEPITWIQIIGMSLVMGAMWLLVRNDGTSKQKESSSTKPLDLEGSDPLN